Proteins from a single region of Apium graveolens cultivar Ventura chromosome 7, ASM990537v1, whole genome shotgun sequence:
- the LOC141674563 gene encoding secreted RxLR effector protein 161-like, which translates to MDKSHPLTTPMVVRSLELDKDPFRPREDDEEVLGPEIPYLGTIGAFILWIPENSISQLIGYADAGYLSDPHFGKSQNGYVFIYCGTAISWKSTKQTIVETSTNHLELVIIHEAGRECVWLRSIIKNNQESCELPDITRSPTVMFEYNTACIDQLNKGISKET; encoded by the exons ATGGATAAATCTCATCCATTGACTACTCCAATGGTAGTTAGATCTTTAGAACTTGATAAAGATCCATTTCGACCACGAGAAGATGATGAAGAGGTTCTTGGTCCTGAAATCCCATATCTAGGTACAATTGGTGCATTTAT ACTTTGGATTCCTGAAAACTCGATATCTCAGTTGATTGGATATGCAGACGCTGGATATttgtcagatcctcattttggCAAATCACAAAATggatatgtatttatatattgtggtacAGCCATTTCCTGGAAGTCTACAAAGCAAACTATAGTGGAAACCTCAACAAATCATTTAGAACTTGTTATAATTCATGAAGCCGGTAGAGAATGTGTTTGGTTGCGGTCTATTATCAAGAATAATCAAGAATCGTGTGAATTACCGGACATTACAAGAAGTCCTACTGTCATGTTTGAGTACAACACCGCATGCATTGATCAACTCAATAAGGGTATATCAAAGGAGACATGA